The following is a genomic window from Melitaea cinxia chromosome 7, ilMelCinx1.1, whole genome shotgun sequence.
taattatactagtTAGTTACATAATCTAAGCTATTATGCAGCATTTAATCCTGTCAATTGGACATGGGtccataagcccgtggatgtatatcacttggaaaaaaaaatattcctgtcaattgaatttgaaaattaataaaagatccgCGAGAAAAGTGCCGGATACGGATCTCATTTTTCCCGCGGATATCCGCGaatacggatacggatatccggaacatcactattttaaacattatttgtcTCCGGTAATTGGaatgaaaaagataaaaatttaactgtCAAGTACAAAAGTTTGttgattttgtttataaaatagtaCAAACATGACAGGCTTTCTATATTGTACTGTCATAATTTTTAGCTAAGGCAATACGACAAAGTTGATTCAACAATATCGAGCGAACTAAATCAATTATACAACAAAGAAAAAGATATATCAACATTGAAACGTCGTATCCGCCTGCTTCTTACTCAATTTAAAAGTCGTGAACTGAAAAATCCAACAGCGggaaatacaaatttaattctAACAGAAGCAAAAGATTTACAAACAACTATTTTGAAAAGAATAGAAATAGACTCGAGGAGAGATTTAGAAGAGGAGAAAAAGCAATTGTCAACAATTCTCTGTTTATTAGCAAAAGTAAAGTCTGCTAAGGAACCTGCAGTTGCAGCCAGCCTTTATTCGGAGGCATTAATAAATTTGCCGAGAGATCCAAATACTTTGTTGGCTTTAGCTAAATTATATGCCCaggtaaaattatttacataatctaATTCTTCTTaaattgcaaattttattttaaatttaaaataccgTATTTTTTAGATGAATAATCCTGAAAAATGTGAACAAACTTGTACCGTGCTTCTGAACACAGATCCTAATAACGAATCAGCAGCTGTTATGATGGCAGATTTAGCTTTTCGTAAGGTAATCCTCGTTTGTtctgttttcaaattttattgtaactgtCAGATAGTCATGTGTTCATACTTTCCTAGTTTAACTCAAGCCATAATTATCggttaattattaaatactatctTTTATATTACGATATCTTGACACTTAGTATTTCGTTGAACTATAAGCCCATACTGAAAATCCTATTTCTATTATCGGACGAAGTGTCCCAAAAACCTAAACATTATCACTTTTGTCACAACCGTATTTGCGCTggtcattttataatattcattgtAATACACAGGTCGATTTAGAAACAGCTCAGCGTCATTTAGAACAAATTTTATCTGTAAAACTTACGAGCTGGGAGGCGCTTGCGCAACTCATTGAAGTGCAGTGGCGACGTGGGAAGTTAGAAGAAGTTGAACAAACATTGGATGCAGCTAAAACCCTATTAGGAAACCACGACGATCCAGGTATGATCATCGAAATAAACTCTCAATTTAGAGTAAAGTAGCAAGCCCGGCGAGCTTTGTAAtgccatatttttatttcgtgaatattacgtagtttttttttctaaaattatctTAATACAAACCTTGTCGTAGCAATAAcgaacataacaaaaaattggTGAAGACATTTAGAAGTATGTCTACAAATATAATCTTATTTTTGTCCATAAAACTGATTAATAAGATTTGCTTATTATAATTGGACTAGCAATttccgtgcgaataattcgcactaaataagtaaaaaatttaccgaccgtcaaaaACGTAAACGTAACGTAATGCACATCTTATGACGTCAGCGTGCGTTCGGACGTGCATGCTTGTGTGCGTGCGCGTGTGTATGCGTGAGCGTGTTAAGATTAGAGTCGTTTTTAGGCTATTCGTACTGCGTGGGCCTGCACTCGATGTACTCGGGGCGCGTGAACGCGGCGCTGCGGCAGCTGAACGCGGCGCGCCGCTCGCCGCGCTGGGcgcacgccgccgcgcgccgcatGGCGCTGCTCTGTCTGGCGCAGCACGCCagcgcgccgcgcgccgagccGCTGCCCGTCGACGACTCGTGAGTGTCCGGGTGTTTTCAAGAAAAATGGGAATTTAGAGCCCGtggatattaattaaaaaaaaaaaaagcggaAAAATTAATAAGGTTTATCTTATTAACATTGAAGCCCTTCCCTTTTCTCTATCCATGTCCACTCTGTACTGACGCTGTACTATTTGTTCTCgtttaaaactttttcatatatatatttaacataatataattatatattttcgcgtattatttttattttgaataccattttgtaaataataataaaatatatttcgccAGGGATACTCGTCTCCTAGCACTGAGAACAGGCGAAAAGCTTATATCGGAAGTAGCTCCATCGGAACGTAAATCGTTACAAGCTCTCTTGCAACTGGCTACTAAACAGAAATCGCAGGCCGAACGAGTGTTACAGGAACTTTTGCCACTAGTCACTGAAGATGGATTCCAGGATGACCCGTACCTTATTCTAGCTATTGCAAATGCGTAAGTGTGTAATGTATAGAATGCATTAAATTAAGAAGACTATCTTGACAGCTGCTTAGAATCAATTAAAATCATATGACTTATAActtaacgcaattttttttatatattttctctaAATAAAAAAGCTCAAGTACGACCTAAAGAGAAACCagcttaaactttttttaattattttgagtgcatgtaattttttttactaataaaattttattataatatattgctaATACTATAAGCTGTTAATATATCTTTCAACTTTGTAAAGGTACAACATCTTAAAACAACCAACTAGGGCAAAAAACATTCTAAAAAGAACCATATCTTCTATACCATGGACACCAGAAAAAGCAGATGGCTTGGAgaggtaacttttttttaaccataGTAATCGTTTTGTGACTGTACATAACTATTTAATGTTCTCTATGGACTTACCTAGGATTTCTTTATAAGTTTGGGAGCATTCtagctaataatatattttaataagtaacaGACTTTGTTCGTTTCCAatacttaagagccatttcacaattttacgctctgcaagtttaggtaaatttggtcgcatcgcgcgaatcgtacgagccgcgcgatctttgtgctagtaagtatagtgtgacaaccaaaagaccatcttgatcattttctaatgtataataaaaattaataactatggtataaaatgttttttacataattaatttgttaaaaatttcaagtatgttatataacaacagtcaataaatttaaaataaaaataaaaaatcaattttatgaaacaatttatttaaattgatttagttttttcagtttacgaatgaatctaatatttacgatatgaataaaatagcattttatgacatcgataccgacaaacatattaattaacaaataacaagacaaacagattgaaatgcctatttgtattgatagtgtgagaaaagaaaattaaattatacatttgtttacagaaattatcattatattattttacagtcattttcgtaatatgtctagtttattttattatgaaagtatcaaatgcgttttatccgctataacaacaggcgcttggcgcgtgtgagcgaaagagacggctgcgcagaatttggcgtggaccttacctctaagagcgctagcgctcgactgatttactgggcttgatgcgtggtaatatatactatctttttattatttaatataaaatgtattaaaaataattacatcttttaattttttttttttttttttgtttccttaatgatgtaagtttactttgatgaagatactTCGTTataatttcttagttttctaagagaaatatcgcttttaaaattgtacttatttggaaaatattcgtaactttaaattttttttatcgtttaatagagatacaaatggaataaaaatctatgatagtgcgcaacaaaattatattccacatattatgatatttttttaaaatggtttcaacgtagaggttattgaaaagtaggacttcaaagtatacattgcgaccgtttacctagggaggaggctgatgaaaaggttaataattttatacacataatataaatcaaaattctgatccgactatggactacaacaaaggttgctttattatatttcaagaatataaattacattattgcatccaacactgagattaacgacgtcttaatattacaatttcgcggattgttaccgatttttgtgaaatggctcttaaatcaAACCGTAATCTTTACTTCATATATATCTAAtacttttaagtatttttttgctaaattttaGGTGTTGGTTGGAAGTTGCAGACAATCAAATAAATTCGGGTAGATCAGACGCAGCAAaggaaattttaacaaaaattataaatcacaACAATTCTTGTGCAACCGCTTATCAATATTTGGGTAAGAATTACAAAAATTCAACGGAttatctagttttttttttttttttttttaatatatttactactgTTTCAATGTATTTTTGTAGGATCTTTAGCCGAAAAGGATCAAAACTATAAAGTAGCCGCTTATAATTATGATAAGGCTTGGGTGCATACAGGTAAAAATGATTTGGCCGTAGGATATAAACTGGCGTACGCATACTTGAAGGTGAAAAAATACCCAGAATGTATTGTCGTCtgcagaaatattttaaaaactcacCCAGACTATCcgaaaataaagaaagaaatattagaTAAGGCTAAAATGAATCTCAGAacttaaagtattttaaaaaaatatgtattgcaagaaatattcgaaataaaaaaattgttttcttagtGAAATAATTTGGCCGTTATTTGTTTCGATTTACGTAACAAGAACACTTGGTATAAATTTTTTACAGGTTTTGGAAATTTTATGCTTAGTTTCTCTTacatattataagaaatatctaAAATGACTATTTTGTAGGatcctaataatataatattactatgaaAAAAGGCGCAcagcattttaataaaatgactaGACGAAATtgtgttttgtattatttaacatttacattattttttatgggtagtttcatttttaaccgaattcaaaaaaggaggaggttctcaattcgagttTTTTCTGTGTGTAaccccataactttttactgggtcaccgcttttgatgattctttttttaatcgaaagctgatgcttgatTAAGAtatgacgagtactttttgagtatctctaataatgcttatttacgtactattttttcgtttgcaaacaaacaaaattatgctTTCGATTCCTTGATAGATTTAAATGACATAATAAGTAGGCAATTGGGAAActtctcatttttatttgttacaacaCAGCTTAAATAAAAGACAAGTTAAACgcaaaaatactttatttaacatCTATGCATTGTGACCTTTGCACCTATTTGCAAACAAAATGTATGCGAATACTGTTGCAATCTAAACTAcatcatttgatttttttttttttttgtttctgaaACTTTAATCTTCATTTTCTTCTTGTTCGAGAATAGTCTTGAAGCAGAATGGCTGGAAGACGTAACCCAGACCAGCGTAGAATTTGCTCATGAACTCGACcctgaaataaaaatgttaataatctTATAGCATGAACATTTTCATCATGAAATAGTCTAACATTTTTACGAAATAAAACAACAACTAATGTCTTCATAAAAATTgcttcaaaatttgaaaaattaaaagttacaaaaaaaataacgtgtATACCAGTGCAAACGCAGTGTGTGCAAGAAGGCCGAAAGTCCTTCCATCATGACCAGGATGGCGAGTGTGAACAGTGACCAGAAGAAGAACGCCACGTAAAGCTTGATAGCCCCCACATAATTGTGGTCCGTCAGTCCGAACCTGAGCACCATACTCCACAGTACTTCGGATAATTCTGTGGGAATAAAAATGCCGAGTTAAGAactctaataaatatttttccaaaGAATTTCTGATATAAATAACCAGCCTCCTTTGAAAGTAAGTTAATTGAAGTTAAAAGGGAAATgacaaatttacttaaaattaatatttcttgcCTTTTATTTTCTTCTCGATTAAGATATTGGATGTCCTTGGCCAAGTTCGAATGATAGTCTTGCGAGAACCTTCTTTAACTTGAGAAACAAACACATTACTAACATATATGGCATATATGAAGAAATAAGCGTATTTACCTGCGTGCGCTAGTGACAGGGCCCACAAACGTAGGTAGGAAGCTGTGTGGGAAATGGTACTGAGAACATATTCTATGGTGTGGATAGCTTGATGGATCATAATCTCGCTGAATGGCTCGTCGTCATGGTCATGGTCTGACGATTTAGCTTTTGCCTTCGGCGGTTCGCTAATATCTGTTTGTTCCTGCATTTCAATGCCCTGGTTTACGTTTCCATTGGATTGTGTgggctgaaaaaaaaattaattattgatactCTCAAGATTATCTAAAGTAATTCATATTAACCTTAACGTAGCGGTCGAAATTTATCAAGCCTAACAGTTATACAAATTCAAGAATATTTCCAAACCTTGTTGTCCTTCTTCTTCTTAGCCATTAGTAAATACAGCGGCTTTCCGAACAACATGACAGGGATGCAACAAAGGGCGATAAGTACAAAAACGCGTTGAATGGTGCCTTGGCCTTCGAACATGAACTCCTTGCAACCACCCTCAGCCTCAGTGCTTGAGAACAACATCATGTTAATGAAAAGAATAAGGACGGAAGGTGCGCATCCTTGAGAATAGGCGATgtctgtaaataataataacttaataaatacgACCCGTATTATGTAAAAgaacagtaaaaatatttagggaCAATTCATAAATGAGGCTATACATTAGTATCTAtatgttacaattatttaacCCTTCTACCTTTTTGGCAAAGTTAAGATCTATGTGAAATGAAGTGATATCGAtcttttatgaattaaatattaaaacgcgTTTCAAGAACTATTGTTATAAACGCACAGTTAAATCATACATAAGTACGTTTCTgtgcaaaaatgaaaaaaaaagattaaaagttTTTGTTGATGTATAGgagaaatttttgttaaaaagtaaataagaatCATAAACATTTTATGTCTTACCCTCTGAAAAAGTACTGTAAGCAACCCATTTGTAGAACATCATGAAAACCATGTACAAGAAGAGAAGACACAGGAACACTACTTGTGGGATAAACTCGAGGAAGATGGAGTAGCGACGCTTGAAGAAACTGTTGGCAagttattcaaaattatataaccGTTCATACTAGTAAATTAAAAGTGATATATTATGTGTTTAGGACATACTTGAAGTTAACGACGCTCATGCAGACACCGAAAATCATGTGTACGACGCCAAAGATAATTGATAGTTTCATTTTGTAAGAGTTCAAGAAAATAATCTTGTTGTCAGCAGTCTGGAAAACGCGAAAagctttataaaatatcatcatcGTCATAAATACGtagcaataattatttataataataacatgtatATTAATCAGGTCACAGTATCTTACCTGCCAAATAGGATCAATACCGATAAAATAAGGCTGGTCGATGTATGAATCTTTAGGATCTAAAGACAGAGCCGCATTCGATTCAAGCGTTTCGTTATCGTACGGAACAACCCAAGAGGTACCAAAGATGTTCATCGACTTCGAGAATATATCGTTGTAAACGATACCGGTGTACATTGAGAAGCAGCCCATGAGTAAGATGATGTAACGACCAGCGAAGAAAATGTTCCAAATTTCATTGTTCGATTTCTTTGCAGCGAGCGAAACTTCTTTAATAACCATCCAAGCACCAAACAACGCCATGATAAAACCGTGGCCCAAATCACCGAACATCACGGCAAAGAGGAATGGGAAAGTAATTGTTGTGTAAAGTGCTGGAAAAAGAGAAAAAACATTAGTCGAATCTTTATTAAGGTTTTTAAACTTATTGAATTGACGCTATTGGTAATATATTCTTACCTGGATTACATTCCCTGTAAGAGGCAACACCATATGCATCGATAAGGTTCTGGAAACCACGAGTAAAACGGTTGGTGCGATTGAATGTTGGTGGCTCTTCGTCGGCTTCAATGCAGTTCAGGAAAGATGGGATAGAACTGCCGCATGCATTCTGTAAGTTAAAGaaatatgataattaaataatcttgaCACCAAATTTCATGTAGTATGCGATTTTTTTCTTATGaagcattatttataattttttttaatgttcttacAGATCCATCAGCTAAAGCCTTTTGCACGTTGGGTAGATCAGCAGTTGGTACCCAACATTCTCCAATGAGACACTTCTTCGTGACGTCCATATTGAACAGGTTCAGAGTATGGTAAATTGCCTTCATCTTGCGAACCATGATTGACCAGCTACCGAGTTCCTTGGCCACACTAACGAGTACGCGTTGTCTGTGATCACGTGTTTGGTTCAGCacctaatttttaaaaaagaaaacgttTAAAGGAATACCAAAAATGGTTTTTAAAGAGATAACATAgtcttaaagttaaaaaaagagtATTACTCACCATATTTAGATCCTCAAGACGAGTTCTGACTCCTTTCACCATATCCAATCGCTCCGAATTGGATGGTGGACAAGGATACAATGATGCGTGGAAACCAGAGCATACTTTCTTGATGCGAGACTTAAGCTGTTCTCCTTGGAAGAAAGCAACGAATACTGTTTTGTAGATCTCGTTGCCCTAGAAATAAATATGAAGAGGTTCTAATTAAACATTCATTATTTAACCTTTCAGTTTGAAATTGACTTGATACCACTTGATAATTAAACTTAAActgtgttcttttttttttttaaaaattcaaaatattatagaGCGTTTCGACAccgagttggcgcaacggttacagccatggattgtacctgttgcgctggcggttgcgggttcgatccccgcacatgacaaacatttgtattggccatacaggtgtttgccgtggtctgggtgtttgtgcagtccttttggggtctccccaccgtgcctcggagagcacgttaagccgtcggtcccggttgttatcatgtacacctgatagcgatcgttactcatagtagggaatttatccgccaacccgcattggagcagcgtggtggattaagctctaatccttctcctacatggggaaagaggcctatgcccagtagtgggatattacaggctgaagcataataGAGCGTTTCGACACAATCGTTCCCCTTGCGTGCATATTGCACGATATCATCTCTAATTTTGAAcgtattttatatgtttattaaaaaataagttgcTTCAGACTTAAATCCCATATCACTTTAAAATGGTACTGAAAGtcgatttttatttagtaagcaATTGTTAACTTACCGTATTGGGGTCCTCAAGAGGTTTATCTAGCTCGGAGCGACGGAGGAAGACGTTTCCTCTCGAGATGCGCCACAACATCCTTTCGAAAGCAGGCACGCGCTCGCGCTGTACAACGCCAGCGACAAAACCAAGGCGGCCGCGAGTAGCCGCTTGCTGGCCGGCCTCGTCGGATATCAGAGATCTGTTTTTGTGaggttaatatatttatttgcaaaaGTATATGAGGGTAGCCGTATGGATATTTTTAACTCTTTCATGTAAAATCTTTTGGACCCCATTGCCTTGGAACTTGGCTTATAAATAGATGAtacctagtattttttttattgtaaaatattaaggtACATTCTATTCCTTGAATCCTCCGTAATGTTTTAATAGCAAGTTTtgaatttatgttataaaagatgtaactattttgtaatttaatactataaaccttatgagtttgtttatttaaacgcgctaatcccagaaactactggttctaattgaaaaattctattttttttggatagtccatttactgaGGAAGGGAAAGGCTATATAATAGATActtattttagtacgtttttgttttgttatttcctTAAAATTAACGCGGGCGAAACCGCGAAGTACAACTAGTAAACCATATTACCAAAAATACTACAAACGTATAATACGCACTTTGTAA
Proteins encoded in this region:
- the LOC123655251 gene encoding V-type proton ATPase 116 kDa subunit a1; this translates as MGAMFRSEEMALCQLFIQPEAAYTSVSELGETGTVQFRDLNPDVNAFQRKFVNEVRRCDEMERKLRYIEAEVHKDKVHVPPVKDMPRAPNPREIIDLEAHLEKTENEILELSHNAINLKQNYLELTELKHVLEKTEAFFSAQEEIGMDSLTKSLISDEAGQQAATRGRLGFVAGVVQRERVPAFERMLWRISRGNVFLRRSELDKPLEDPNTGNEIYKTVFVAFFQGEQLKSRIKKVCSGFHASLYPCPPSNSERLDMVKGVRTRLEDLNMVLNQTRDHRQRVLVSVAKELGSWSIMVRKMKAIYHTLNLFNMDVTKKCLIGECWVPTADLPNVQKALADGSNACGSSIPSFLNCIEADEEPPTFNRTNRFTRGFQNLIDAYGVASYRECNPALYTTITFPFLFAVMFGDLGHGFIMALFGAWMVIKEVSLAAKKSNNEIWNIFFAGRYIILLMGCFSMYTGIVYNDIFSKSMNIFGTSWVVPYDNETLESNAALSLDPKDSYIDQPYFIGIDPIWQTADNKIIFLNSYKMKLSIIFGVVHMIFGVCMSVVNFNFFKRRYSIFLEFIPQVVFLCLLFLYMVFMMFYKWVAYSTFSEDIAYSQGCAPSVLILFINMMLFSSTEAEGGCKEFMFEGQGTIQRVFVLIALCCIPVMLFGKPLYLLMAKKKKDNKPTQSNGNVNQGIEMQEQTDISEPPKAKAKSSDHDHDDEPFSEIMIHQAIHTIEYVLSTISHTASYLRLWALSLAHAELSEVLWSMVLRFGLTDHNYVGAIKLYVAFFFWSLFTLAILVMMEGLSAFLHTLRLHWVEFMSKFYAGLGYVFQPFCFKTILEQEENED